The Candidatus Nanohalovita haloferacivicina genome has a window encoding:
- a CDS encoding helicase HerA-like domain-containing protein yields MKKTAIILLALSMMTATAAADISVNDDIPSLSVIFKSEPQIYTLSVTNNGNTTEDVTVTSRSDLRRVLDLNEQFSLSPGQTRNVKAVMNTTNDLEEGLYLGSLLIQTENTEKSLPVGARVVTRRNAEFKIDMQATIEEIRPNENIRVLTVLSSSTQGNISAEVTYDVREAQTGRKVFETTRNTSFVRLKSYRHTIEPNESLSTGDYYIQGHATRGNRTITATDTFQVTNPFWTATRIKLAILLLAGGLIIGGGFYTRRWYQEHMQEEARYVFPVDYSKLPDEGDGDQMFEVGKIAETEKSAYINPKDLTTHAIVAGSTGSGKSVTANIIAEEALEQDIPVVVFDPTAQWTGFVKELKDDNLLEHYDRFDMNKDTDPHPYPGVIKEIKSEDPDIDFEELRNPGEITVFTLNQLTTEQFDKAVRKIIDQIFEKEWEESPTLELFIVFDEVHRLLEEYGGEGGYKALEKGAREFRKWGIGLMMCSQVTADFKQAISGNIMTEVQMQTKSMEDIKRIEKKYGEQFSKRISSEDVGTGMIQNSNYNDGDPWFVDFRPTYHNPHKIPDEELDQYHELTEEMDKVKDKVQELEDQGQDMQDKQLEINLADNKLKEGRFKMARMYIESLKDELDIS; encoded by the coding sequence ATGAAAAAAACAGCAATCATCCTACTGGCACTCAGCATGATGACCGCAACAGCAGCTGCAGATATATCAGTCAACGACGACATCCCCTCTCTCAGCGTGATCTTCAAATCAGAACCACAGATCTACACACTGAGCGTCACCAACAACGGAAACACAACAGAAGACGTAACAGTAACAAGCCGATCAGACCTGCGACGAGTGTTGGATCTCAACGAACAATTTAGCCTGAGCCCAGGACAAACCAGAAACGTAAAAGCAGTAATGAACACCACCAACGACCTGGAAGAAGGCCTATACCTAGGAAGCCTGCTGATACAAACCGAAAACACCGAAAAAAGCCTTCCAGTAGGCGCAAGAGTAGTAACAAGAAGAAACGCCGAATTCAAAATCGACATGCAGGCAACAATAGAAGAAATACGGCCAAACGAAAACATAAGAGTACTCACAGTACTATCCAGCAGCACACAGGGCAACATCTCCGCAGAAGTAACATACGACGTAAGAGAGGCCCAAACAGGAAGAAAAGTATTTGAAACAACCAGAAACACCAGCTTTGTCAGACTGAAATCGTACAGACACACTATAGAACCTAATGAAAGCCTGTCGACAGGAGACTACTACATACAGGGTCACGCAACACGCGGAAACCGTACAATAACAGCAACAGACACTTTCCAGGTAACCAACCCATTCTGGACAGCCACAAGAATCAAACTAGCCATACTACTTCTGGCAGGAGGCCTGATCATAGGAGGAGGATTCTACACACGCAGATGGTACCAGGAACACATGCAGGAAGAAGCAAGATACGTATTCCCCGTCGACTACAGCAAACTACCAGATGAAGGCGACGGAGACCAGATGTTTGAAGTAGGAAAAATCGCAGAAACAGAGAAATCAGCATACATCAATCCAAAAGACCTCACCACACACGCAATCGTAGCAGGATCCACAGGATCCGGAAAATCCGTGACCGCCAACATCATCGCAGAAGAGGCCCTAGAACAGGACATACCTGTCGTAGTATTCGATCCAACAGCACAATGGACAGGATTCGTAAAAGAACTGAAAGATGACAACCTCCTGGAGCACTACGACAGATTCGACATGAACAAAGACACCGACCCACACCCTTATCCCGGCGTTATCAAAGAAATCAAGTCGGAAGACCCTGACATCGACTTCGAAGAGCTCAGAAACCCAGGAGAAATCACAGTATTCACACTCAACCAGTTAACCACGGAACAGTTCGACAAGGCCGTAAGGAAAATTATTGATCAGATCTTCGAAAAAGAATGGGAAGAAAGTCCAACACTCGAACTATTCATCGTATTCGACGAAGTACACAGACTACTAGAAGAATACGGAGGAGAAGGAGGATACAAAGCACTCGAAAAAGGAGCAAGAGAATTCAGAAAATGGGGTATAGGCCTCATGATGTGCTCGCAGGTTACAGCAGACTTCAAACAAGCAATCTCCGGAAACATCATGACAGAAGTACAAATGCAAACCAAATCCATGGAAGACATCAAAAGAATCGAGAAAAAATACGGCGAACAGTTCTCAAAAAGAATATCCTCGGAGGACGTTGGTACAGGTATGATCCAGAACTCCAACTACAACGACGGAGACCCATGGTTCGTAGACTTCAGACCAACATACCACAACCCGCACAAAATCCCGGACGAAGAACTAGACCAATACCACGAACTAACAGAAGAAATGGACAAAGTAAAAGATAAAGTCCAGGAACTCGAAGACCAAGGCCAAGACATGCAGGACAAACAACTTGAAATCAACCTCGCAGACAACAAACTCAAAGAAGGCCGCTTCAAAATGGCCCGCATGTATATCGAAAGCCTCAAAGACGAATTGGACATATCTTAA
- a CDS encoding ATP-dependent DNA helicase: protein MDLFPFEQVRERQDELIESTENALNNEGNLVAHAPTGLGKTAGTVTPAIEKAREQDKTVFFLTPRHSQHQIALETVRKINERHGENIISVDLIGKDHLCEADISTRGGEGPDCPRHDNTFKDNHELTTQAQRKLKEVKHQNLSAGEMKKACDKVCAYSLSMQLAADADLIIADYFHIFHPGVREAVLENADINLEDCILIVDEAHNMPSRNRSLFTYSLSLPNIKRSITEAETFGYYSEQENLDQLKRVVTRLANEKLSQTEQDATIKKDDLVDSIDNFRDYEDMVKDMENVAEEVEEEQERSYCAQIAEFLRAWEEGEDNGFVRVIKREYNQGSQTLKIKYSCLDPQISSKKPLNKAHSSILMSATLTPQEMYVNLLGLEEDKTETRAFKSPFPEENELDLVIPTLTTKYEERDDSMWQKYAWYLSKSFDAVDGNCGVFFPSYSMMNQVKPLIEEHSDRQIFIEERNASKDQKQNLLDKFADRKEQGDSVLLGVAAGSYGEGVDFPGEVLKAVFIVGLPLQRPDLETKELIDFYDEKFGKGWDYGYSYPAMNRAIQAAGRCIRSETDKGVIVYMDERYEWSNYRKVFPDDKKLVSTRAPWKEIDEFFEKHRN, encoded by the coding sequence ATGGACCTTTTCCCATTCGAGCAAGTAAGGGAACGCCAGGACGAACTAATAGAATCAACAGAAAACGCCCTAAACAACGAGGGCAACCTGGTAGCACACGCACCAACAGGCCTAGGAAAAACCGCAGGCACAGTAACACCAGCAATCGAAAAAGCACGCGAACAAGACAAAACAGTATTCTTCCTCACCCCAAGACACAGCCAACACCAGATCGCGCTCGAAACAGTAAGAAAAATAAACGAAAGACACGGAGAAAACATAATCTCAGTAGACCTCATCGGAAAAGACCACCTATGCGAAGCAGATATATCAACAAGAGGAGGAGAAGGCCCAGACTGCCCAAGACACGACAACACCTTCAAAGACAACCACGAACTAACAACACAGGCCCAGAGAAAACTAAAAGAAGTAAAACACCAGAACCTATCCGCAGGAGAAATGAAAAAGGCCTGCGACAAAGTATGCGCCTACTCACTTTCTATGCAGCTAGCAGCAGACGCAGACCTGATAATAGCAGACTACTTCCACATATTCCACCCAGGAGTCAGAGAAGCAGTACTTGAAAACGCAGACATCAACCTGGAGGACTGCATCCTTATCGTGGACGAGGCCCATAACATGCCCTCAAGAAACAGATCACTGTTCACATACTCGCTCTCTCTACCAAACATCAAGAGATCGATAACGGAGGCCGAAACATTCGGATATTACTCAGAACAGGAAAATCTCGACCAACTGAAAAGAGTAGTAACAAGACTGGCCAACGAAAAACTATCACAGACAGAACAAGACGCCACAATCAAAAAAGACGACCTGGTAGACAGCATCGACAACTTCAGAGACTACGAGGACATGGTCAAAGACATGGAAAATGTGGCAGAAGAGGTCGAGGAAGAACAGGAGAGAAGCTACTGCGCACAGATAGCAGAATTCCTCAGAGCATGGGAAGAAGGAGAAGACAACGGATTCGTACGCGTAATCAAAAGAGAATACAACCAAGGCAGCCAAACACTCAAAATAAAATACTCCTGCCTCGACCCACAGATCTCCAGCAAAAAACCACTAAACAAGGCCCACAGCAGCATCCTCATGTCCGCAACCCTCACACCACAGGAAATGTACGTAAACCTCCTAGGCCTCGAAGAAGACAAAACAGAAACAAGAGCATTCAAATCACCATTCCCAGAAGAAAACGAACTCGACCTCGTAATACCAACACTTACAACCAAATACGAGGAAAGAGACGACTCAATGTGGCAAAAATACGCCTGGTACCTATCCAAATCATTCGACGCAGTAGACGGCAACTGCGGAGTCTTCTTCCCAAGCTACTCAATGATGAACCAGGTCAAACCACTAATAGAAGAACACAGCGACCGACAAATATTCATAGAAGAAAGAAACGCATCAAAAGACCAGAAACAAAACCTCCTCGACAAGTTCGCAGACAGAAAAGAACAGGGAGACTCAGTACTACTAGGAGTAGCAGCAGGAAGCTACGGAGAAGGAGTAGACTTCCCAGGAGAAGTACTCAAAGCAGTATTCATCGTAGGCCTCCCACTACAAAGACCAGACCTCGAAACAAAAGAACTCATAGACTTCTACGACGAAAAATTCGGAAAAGGATGGGACTACGGATACAGCTACCCAGCAATGAACCGCGCAATACAGGCCGCAGGCAGATGCATAAGATCAGAAACAGACAAAGGAGTAATAGTCTACATGGACGAAAGATACGAATGGAGCAACTACAGAAAAGTCTTCCCAGACGACAAAAAACTCGTATCCACCAGAGCACCGTGGAAAGAAATAGACGAATTCTTCGAAAAACACAGAAACTAG